The following are encoded together in the Periplaneta americana isolate PAMFEO1 chromosome 5, P.americana_PAMFEO1_priV1, whole genome shotgun sequence genome:
- the Ythdf gene encoding YTH domain-containing family protein 3 isoform X1, whose product MSAGVSDQRMKGQGNQVSNGPKDHVGDHEEFDSWRTPHHQGYNTPISTSMASDPYSMSSYYGTSFPYQAFGVGDGTWSNGGDPMTFLGGYGGQMGHDSYGMDGMFGGGGGGFGTAFGQPAAAAAAAAGFNYFHGNGDYSTWGSSAAMSRKPHYDDYYRGGDGMYGAATAAGVGSSAGGGVDGLKAVEQGMQGLGLSDVAGGNGGVTPGVIKVVDSKDLSKQQSQSQQQDVTGGNKSSGMDTGVGVGGGMVAVQTNVAPAPAPPKKMTWATIASQPAKPQPQVTSGGMKKKGPGMPPPPMVPGKHNMDIGTWEGKNGGANSISGPKQPVGPPPTARPAWGGPVRGGGPRGAGGPPGGGAAGYPPAGAPPHHHPSHHPGQVTILTGPHHPHHPHHPQGSGTGAPPPHHHLQQQPPGPHPGNVMVPAPLPSHPVLDELRVKNNYNPPDFDLSAKGARFFVIKSYSEDDIHRSIKYEIWCSTEHGNKRLDQAYRERETKGGGGPVYLFFSVNGSGHFCGMAQMVSPVDYHASSSVWSQDKWKGQFRVRWIYVKDVPNVQLRHIRLENNENKPVTNSRDTQEVPFEKGKQVLRILHGYRHSTSIFDDFVHYEKRQEEEDSRKVVTDVGGPGGGRGGPPPQQGQQPSGGPGSGGGERGGSHHGTGMPPQQKERDGGGRGRGGRGGRN is encoded by the exons ATGTCTGCAGGCGTGTCAGACCAG CGGATGAAAGGACAAGGGAATCAAG TTTCAAATGGCCCAAAGGACCACGTAGGCGATCATGAGGAATTTGATTCATGGAGGACCCCACATCATCAG GGTTACAACACTCCGATCTCTACATCGATGGCTTCGGACCCGTACAGCATGTCCAGCTACTATGGAACATCGTTCCCTTATCAGGCATTTGGTGTAGGAGATGGGACATGGTCAAATGGAGGAGATCCCATGACGTTCCTAGGTGGATATGGGGGTCAAATGGGGCACGACTCGTACGGCATGGACGGGATGTTTGGGGGAGGGGGAGGTGGCTTTGGAACAGCATTTGGACAGCCAGCAGCAGCTGCTGCTGCCGCAGCAGGATTCAACTATTTCCATGGCAATGGCGATTATTCGACATGGGGGAGTTCTGCAGCCATGTCGAGAAAGCCCCACTACGACGACTATTATCGAGGTGGGGACGGGATGTACGGTGCTGCCACGGCAGCAGGAGTGGGCAGCTCAGCAGGTGGTGGAGTGGATGGTCTTAAAGCAGTGGAGCAGGGCATGCAGGGATTGGGACTGTCTGATGTGGCTGGCGGGAATGGGGGAGTGACTCCAGGGGTGATAAAAGTAGTGGATAGTAAGGACCTGTCCAAGCAACAGAGTCAGAGTCAGCAGCAAGATGTGACAGGAGGCAACAAGTCTAGTGGCATGGACACGGGGGTGGGAGTAGGAGGAGGAATGGTGGCTGTACAGACCAACGTTgcaccagcaccagcaccaccCAAGAAGATGACATGGGCAACCATTGCAAGTCAGCCAGCAAAACCACAACCCCAAGTGACTTCAGGCGGTATGAAGAAAAAGGGTCCAGGCATGCCGCCACCACCCATGGTGCCTGGGAAACATAACATGGACATTGGAACGTGGGAGGGCAAGAACGGAGGCGCGAACTCGATCAGTGGACCAAAACAGCCTGTCGGTCCTCCTCCCACTGCAAGACCAGCATGGGGTGGGCCAGTGAGAGGAGGTGGGCCGAGAGGGGCAGGAGGTCCTCCGGGAGGTGGAGCAGCAGGGTATCCGCCTGCTGGAGCTCCCCCGCACCATCATCCGAGTCATCATCCCGGTCAAGTGACCATTCTTACAGGACCCCATCATCCTCACCATCCTCATCATCCTCAAGGGAGTGGGACTGGGGCACCGCCCCCTCACCATCATCTTCAACAACAGCCCCCAGGACCCCATCCAGGCAATGTGATGGTGCCAGCGCCACTGCCCTCTCATCCCGTGCTTGATGAACTACGTGTCAAGAATAATTACAATCCGCCGGACTTTGACTTGTCAGCCAAGGGGGCACGATTCTTTGTGATCAAGTCGTATTCAGAAGATGACATACATCGCTCCATCAAGTACGAGATCTGGTGCTCAACTGAGCATGGAAACAAAAGGCTGGATCAAGCGTACCGAGAACGTGAAACGAAAGGTGGTGGGGGCCCCGTCTACCTCTTCTTCTCTGTGAATGGGTCTGGACATTTCTGCGGAATGGCACAGATGGTGTCGCCAGTGGACTACCATGCTTCGAGCTCTGTCTGGTCGCAAGACAAGTGGAAGGGACAGTTCCGCGTGCGCTGGATTTACGTCAAAGATGTCCCAAATGTTCAACTGCGTCACATCAGGCTTGAAAACAACGAGAATAAACCAGTGACCAACTCTCGGGACACGCAGGAAGTGCCGTTTGAAAAGGGAAAGCAAGTATTGCGTATTCTTCATGGTTATCGTCACTCAACTTCAATATTCGATGACTTTGTACATTACGAGAAGCGTCAGGAAGAAGAGGATAGTCGGAAGGTGGTGACAGATGTGGGTGGTCCTGGTGGAGGTCGAGGAGGTCCCCCTCCACAGCAAGGACAGCAGCCTAGTGGCGGCCCAGGTTCTGGAGGTGGTGAAAGAGGGGGCAGCCATCATGGGACTGGAATGCCACCTCAGCAGAAG
- the Ythdf gene encoding YTH domain-containing family protein 3 isoform X2 codes for MSAGVSDQRMKGQGNQVSNGPKDHVGDHEEFDSWRTPHHQGYNTPISTSMASDPYSMSSYYGTSFPYQAFGVGDGTWSNGGDPMTFLGGYGGQMGHDSYGMDGMFGGGGGGFGTAFGQPAAAAAAAAGFNYFHGNGDYSTWGSSAAMSRKPHYDDYYRGGDGMYGAATAAGVGSSAGGGVDGLKAVEQGMQGLGLSDVAGGNGGVTPGVIKVVDSKDLSKQQSQSQQQDVTGGNKSSGMDTGVGVGGGMVAVQTNVAPAPAPPKKMTWATIASQPAKPQPQVTSGGMKKKGPGMPPPPMVPGKHNMDIGTWEGKNGGANSISGPKQPVGPPPTARPAWGGPVRGGGPRGAGGPPGGGAAGYPPAGAPPHHHPSHHPGQVTILTGPHHPHHPHHPQGSGTGAPPPHHHLQQQPPGPHPGNVMVPAPLPSHPVLDELRVKNNYNPPDFDLSAKGARFFVIKSYSEDDIHRSIKYEIWCSTEHGNKRLDQAYRERETKGGGGPVYLFFSVNGSGHFCGMAQMVSPVDYHASSSVWSQDKWKGQFRVRWIYVKDVPNVQLRHIRLENNENKPVTNSRDTQEVPFEKGKQVLRILHGYRHSTSIFDDFVHYEKRQEEEDSRKVVTDVGGPGGGRGGPPPQQGQQPSGGPGSGGGERGGSHHGTGMPPQQKVHTENLSENFVK; via the exons ATGTCTGCAGGCGTGTCAGACCAG CGGATGAAAGGACAAGGGAATCAAG TTTCAAATGGCCCAAAGGACCACGTAGGCGATCATGAGGAATTTGATTCATGGAGGACCCCACATCATCAG GGTTACAACACTCCGATCTCTACATCGATGGCTTCGGACCCGTACAGCATGTCCAGCTACTATGGAACATCGTTCCCTTATCAGGCATTTGGTGTAGGAGATGGGACATGGTCAAATGGAGGAGATCCCATGACGTTCCTAGGTGGATATGGGGGTCAAATGGGGCACGACTCGTACGGCATGGACGGGATGTTTGGGGGAGGGGGAGGTGGCTTTGGAACAGCATTTGGACAGCCAGCAGCAGCTGCTGCTGCCGCAGCAGGATTCAACTATTTCCATGGCAATGGCGATTATTCGACATGGGGGAGTTCTGCAGCCATGTCGAGAAAGCCCCACTACGACGACTATTATCGAGGTGGGGACGGGATGTACGGTGCTGCCACGGCAGCAGGAGTGGGCAGCTCAGCAGGTGGTGGAGTGGATGGTCTTAAAGCAGTGGAGCAGGGCATGCAGGGATTGGGACTGTCTGATGTGGCTGGCGGGAATGGGGGAGTGACTCCAGGGGTGATAAAAGTAGTGGATAGTAAGGACCTGTCCAAGCAACAGAGTCAGAGTCAGCAGCAAGATGTGACAGGAGGCAACAAGTCTAGTGGCATGGACACGGGGGTGGGAGTAGGAGGAGGAATGGTGGCTGTACAGACCAACGTTgcaccagcaccagcaccaccCAAGAAGATGACATGGGCAACCATTGCAAGTCAGCCAGCAAAACCACAACCCCAAGTGACTTCAGGCGGTATGAAGAAAAAGGGTCCAGGCATGCCGCCACCACCCATGGTGCCTGGGAAACATAACATGGACATTGGAACGTGGGAGGGCAAGAACGGAGGCGCGAACTCGATCAGTGGACCAAAACAGCCTGTCGGTCCTCCTCCCACTGCAAGACCAGCATGGGGTGGGCCAGTGAGAGGAGGTGGGCCGAGAGGGGCAGGAGGTCCTCCGGGAGGTGGAGCAGCAGGGTATCCGCCTGCTGGAGCTCCCCCGCACCATCATCCGAGTCATCATCCCGGTCAAGTGACCATTCTTACAGGACCCCATCATCCTCACCATCCTCATCATCCTCAAGGGAGTGGGACTGGGGCACCGCCCCCTCACCATCATCTTCAACAACAGCCCCCAGGACCCCATCCAGGCAATGTGATGGTGCCAGCGCCACTGCCCTCTCATCCCGTGCTTGATGAACTACGTGTCAAGAATAATTACAATCCGCCGGACTTTGACTTGTCAGCCAAGGGGGCACGATTCTTTGTGATCAAGTCGTATTCAGAAGATGACATACATCGCTCCATCAAGTACGAGATCTGGTGCTCAACTGAGCATGGAAACAAAAGGCTGGATCAAGCGTACCGAGAACGTGAAACGAAAGGTGGTGGGGGCCCCGTCTACCTCTTCTTCTCTGTGAATGGGTCTGGACATTTCTGCGGAATGGCACAGATGGTGTCGCCAGTGGACTACCATGCTTCGAGCTCTGTCTGGTCGCAAGACAAGTGGAAGGGACAGTTCCGCGTGCGCTGGATTTACGTCAAAGATGTCCCAAATGTTCAACTGCGTCACATCAGGCTTGAAAACAACGAGAATAAACCAGTGACCAACTCTCGGGACACGCAGGAAGTGCCGTTTGAAAAGGGAAAGCAAGTATTGCGTATTCTTCATGGTTATCGTCACTCAACTTCAATATTCGATGACTTTGTACATTACGAGAAGCGTCAGGAAGAAGAGGATAGTCGGAAGGTGGTGACAGATGTGGGTGGTCCTGGTGGAGGTCGAGGAGGTCCCCCTCCACAGCAAGGACAGCAGCCTAGTGGCGGCCCAGGTTCTGGAGGTGGTGAAAGAGGGGGCAGCCATCATGGGACTGGAATGCCACCTCAGCAGAAG
- the RpL30 gene encoding large ribosomal subunit protein eL30: MVAQKKQKKAMESINSRLALVMKSGKYVLGLKQTLKTLRQGKAKLVIIANNTPPLRKSEIEYYAMLAKTGVHHYSGNNIELGTACGKYFRVCTLSITDPGDSDIIRSMPTGDGQ; encoded by the exons ATGGTTGCCCAAAAGAAACAG AAAAAAGCAATGGAGAGTATAAACTCTCGGTTAGCTTTGGTGATGAAGTCTGGAAAATACGTCCTGGGTCTAAAACAGACATTGAAGACATTGCGACAAGGCAAAGCCAAGCTCGTCATCATTGCCAACAATACTCCTCCACTTAG GAAATCTGAAATTGAATACTATGCAATGTTAGCAAAAACAGGAGTACACCACTATTCTGGCAACAACATTGAGCTAGGAACAGCTTGCGGAAAGTATTTCAGAGTGTGTACATTGTCAATAACAGATCCTGGAGATTCTGATATCATTCGATCAATGCCAACTGGAGACGGCCAGTAA